In the genome of Desulfofarcimen acetoxidans DSM 771, one region contains:
- a CDS encoding DUF4258 domain-containing protein produces the protein MDDGKRNWKNEIKEIRKLDMQFTKHFKKQIRSRRISLIEIKNAIQNGKIIQGHAPGEYGNNEDPVRVILGYGNQCRSLHIVVAIRYDALMLVTAYEPDMEIWEKDFKTLKKRG, from the coding sequence GTGGATGATGGAAAAAGGAATTGGAAAAATGAAATTAAAGAAATTAGAAAACTAGATATGCAATTTACAAAACATTTCAAGAAGCAGATAAGATCACGCAGAATAAGCTTAATTGAAATTAAAAATGCTATTCAAAACGGTAAAATAATTCAAGGTCATGCACCTGGAGAATATGGAAATAATGAAGATCCAGTAAGAGTTATCTTGGGGTACGGTAATCAATGTCGTTCATTGCATATTGTTGTGGCAATTAGATACGATGCATTGATGCTTGTAACGGCGTATGAACCAGACATGGAAATATGGGAGAAGGATTTTAAGACCTTGAAAAAAAGGGGATGA
- a CDS encoding Rpn family recombination-promoting nuclease/putative transposase has protein sequence MFQEYDLILKALAERYPAHFVEMVRGITVEDVQRVEKEAIAVKRESDMLFRVSEDGYEYLMAIEMQIRPDREMPRRLLEYTAMQHREFKKPVYPVIVNLTGHKKKDER, from the coding sequence ATGTTTCAGGAATACGACCTTATTTTAAAAGCGTTGGCTGAAAGATACCCAGCTCATTTTGTAGAAATGGTGCGAGGTATAACTGTAGAAGACGTTCAACGAGTAGAAAAGGAAGCTATAGCGGTAAAGCGAGAGTCTGATATGCTTTTTCGAGTTAGTGAAGATGGTTATGAATATCTTATGGCTATTGAAATGCAGATTAGGCCAGACCGGGAAATGCCTCGACGACTTTTAGAATACACTGCTATGCAGCATCGGGAGTTTAAGAAACCAGTTTACCCTGTAATAGTAAACCTTACAGGGCATAAAAAGAAGGATGAAAGGTAG
- a CDS encoding VirD4-like conjugal transfer protein, CD1115 family, which yields MKNIFSFNVLNPANTKYPGGIVLGELDGKIIRVIPGKAPKGMPSLAGHAAIFGGTGSGKTYSFVINNIISSVADEQSIVIIDPKGELAEITSAWLKSKGYEVKIFNLSNPAFSNRWNPILESVDDAEISEMSACFINNAAKDDSGYFVSKEIQLLEALVGLLKGEFPQEQKHMRAVMSLTSWDKEDLDVRFKTAYQTGKISATIYERWRGSASANYDHAVSGLSAKLKILTTEPLAALLSEQEINLGDVGQKKTALFCVLPVRGENKVLKPILSTFYLFLFKRLYELADRNNRKLPVPVRMLLDEFANIGQVPGFSEIISTARSLGIHIQFILQGRSQLDDVYGRDEAKNILANCPTILLLGVAPGDMETAEMFSSILGKVAVEGKFESEDLTVPLVHHFKLAEKTKKTAKISLMEPDEIIRLHPLECIALVQWCYPLRMKKVGWDKLPQAKEIKQLGEIPMVKLAPSRSFDVSLPSIKDESTSEVPSKKIVPRKGGGEIIEEEWHEKLSE from the coding sequence ATGAAAAACATATTTTCTTTTAATGTATTAAACCCAGCTAATACAAAGTATCCCGGTGGTATTGTTTTAGGTGAATTAGATGGAAAAATAATTAGAGTAATTCCAGGAAAGGCACCCAAAGGTATGCCCAGTCTGGCAGGCCACGCAGCTATCTTTGGCGGTACCGGCAGTGGTAAAACATATTCATTTGTTATTAACAACATAATCTCGTCCGTTGCAGATGAGCAATCCATAGTTATAATAGATCCCAAAGGGGAACTGGCCGAAATAACCTCAGCTTGGTTGAAAAGTAAAGGTTACGAGGTGAAAATTTTTAACTTATCCAATCCTGCTTTTAGTAACCGGTGGAATCCCATTCTTGAAAGTGTGGATGATGCAGAAATATCTGAAATGTCAGCTTGCTTTATAAATAATGCTGCAAAAGATGATTCAGGTTATTTTGTATCAAAAGAAATTCAGCTTTTGGAAGCATTGGTCGGACTGTTAAAAGGTGAATTTCCACAAGAGCAGAAACACATGAGGGCAGTTATGAGTCTGACATCATGGGATAAAGAAGACCTAGATGTTAGATTCAAAACAGCTTACCAGACTGGTAAAATCAGTGCAACGATTTATGAACGCTGGCGCGGATCAGCTTCGGCAAACTATGACCATGCTGTATCCGGATTATCAGCAAAACTTAAAATACTGACAACCGAACCCTTGGCGGCGTTACTGTCAGAACAAGAAATAAACCTTGGTGATGTAGGACAAAAGAAAACAGCTCTATTTTGTGTATTACCTGTGCGTGGTGAAAATAAGGTTCTTAAGCCTATACTCTCCACGTTTTATTTATTTCTGTTCAAAAGACTGTATGAACTGGCTGATCGTAATAACCGTAAATTGCCAGTACCGGTGAGGATGCTACTGGATGAGTTTGCTAACATTGGACAAGTACCAGGCTTTTCAGAAATAATCTCTACAGCCCGTAGTCTTGGTATCCATATTCAGTTTATATTGCAAGGTCGTAGTCAATTGGATGATGTGTATGGTAGGGATGAAGCTAAAAACATATTGGCTAACTGCCCAACCATTCTGTTATTGGGAGTTGCCCCAGGGGATATGGAAACAGCTGAGATGTTTTCCAGCATACTTGGTAAGGTAGCAGTTGAGGGGAAATTTGAAAGTGAAGATTTAACCGTACCTCTTGTTCATCACTTCAAACTTGCTGAAAAAACTAAAAAGACAGCAAAAATATCACTTATGGAACCGGATGAAATTATTCGTTTACATCCATTAGAGTGTATAGCATTAGTCCAGTGGTGCTACCCGCTACGTATGAAAAAGGTAGGCTGGGATAAATTGCCCCAGGCGAAAGAAATAAAGCAATTGGGTGAAATACCAATGGTAAAACTTGCACCGTCCAGAAGCTTTGATGTAAGCTTGCCAAGCATAAAGGATGAAAGTACAAGTGAAGTACCAAGTAAGAAAATAGTACCAAGAAAAGGTGGTGGTGAAATTATAGAAGAAGAGTGGCATGAAAAATTATCTGAATAA
- a CDS encoding type II toxin-antitoxin system RelE family toxin — protein sequence MKLVITKRAKKDLSKLDEKTNQRIIKALDKMVKCPSNADLKKLKGQEDFWRLRVGDYRVILKIVGEEITVYALRVKHRREAYDN from the coding sequence ATGAAACTTGTCATTACGAAAAGAGCTAAAAAGGATTTATCAAAACTTGATGAGAAGACAAATCAGCGGATAATAAAGGCACTTGATAAAATGGTAAAATGCCCAAGTAATGCTGATTTAAAAAAATTAAAGGGTCAAGAAGACTTTTGGAGGCTTCGTGTTGGCGACTACAGAGTAATATTAAAAATTGTCGGTGAAGAGATTACTGTTTATGCTTTACGAGTTAAACATAGACGTGAGGCATATGATAATTAA
- a CDS encoding ArdC family protein: protein MSTIYQMVTDEIIKKLEAGTIPWQQPWRDTRAVNWKTQKPYRGINALLLDFGEYLTFKQVQEAGGKVKKGAKSHIVVFWKWIEIEKNGQLEKIPFLRYYRVFELSQTEGLKSRRKETETFEHDPIEAAEKIIDESYQSRPRITFAPGEAYYSPLTDSISIPAINEYRKPEEYYSTLFHEAIHSTGHKIRLNRASLTEMAALGSEIYSKEELVAEIGAAMLCGTVGIENNTIENSAAYIQSWLCVLKKDIRIVVLAAGQAQKAADYILGNKESERDGEAAE from the coding sequence ATGTCAACGATATATCAAATGGTTACGGATGAAATAATAAAAAAACTAGAGGCGGGAACAATCCCGTGGCAGCAGCCATGGCGGGATACAAGAGCGGTAAATTGGAAAACTCAAAAGCCCTATCGGGGAATAAACGCCTTGCTTCTTGATTTCGGTGAGTATTTAACCTTTAAACAGGTACAGGAAGCCGGAGGAAAGGTTAAGAAGGGGGCAAAATCTCATATAGTGGTATTTTGGAAATGGATAGAGATAGAAAAAAATGGACAGCTTGAGAAAATTCCATTTCTTCGCTACTATCGGGTATTTGAACTTAGTCAGACCGAGGGCCTGAAGAGCCGAAGAAAAGAAACAGAAACCTTTGAACATGATCCAATAGAAGCGGCTGAAAAAATAATTGATGAAAGCTATCAGTCACGACCACGGATAACATTTGCACCAGGTGAAGCCTATTATAGTCCTCTGACAGACAGTATAAGTATACCGGCAATAAATGAATACCGGAAACCGGAGGAGTATTATAGCACCTTATTTCATGAAGCCATTCACAGTACCGGTCACAAAATCAGATTAAACCGTGCCTCACTCACAGAAATGGCGGCTTTAGGTTCTGAAATATATAGCAAAGAAGAACTGGTAGCTGAGATAGGTGCGGCCATGCTTTGTGGTACAGTAGGTATTGAAAACAACACAATAGAGAATTCAGCAGCTTATATTCAATCCTGGCTTTGTGTGTTGAAGAAAGATATTCGAATTGTAGTTTTGGCGGCTGGACAAGCACAGAAAGCAGCTGACTATATTCTGGGTAACAAAGAATCAGAGCGGGATGGTGAGGCGGCAGAATGA
- a CDS encoding sporulation transcriptional regulator SpoIIID, with the protein MEKHIHNRVLTICSYILETQATVRQAAGVFGISKSTVHKDLTDRLPSVNKELTCAVKLVLNYNKAECSSRGGKALRQKYIKQEA; encoded by the coding sequence ATGGAGAAGCATATTCATAATCGCGTTCTAACAATATGCAGCTATATTCTAGAGACTCAGGCTACCGTGCGGCAAGCGGCGGGAGTGTTTGGCATCAGTAAAAGTACTGTGCATAAGGATTTGACCGACCGGTTGCCATCGGTGAATAAAGAATTAACTTGCGCGGTAAAACTTGTCTTAAATTATAACAAGGCAGAGTGCAGCAGTAGAGGTGGTAAAGCATTGCGGCAAAAATACATTAAGCAGGAAGCCTAG
- a CDS encoding GNAT family N-acetyltransferase: protein MDEWLIRKVEISEILEVGKIYCEEENIEITQGYVQSAKIAYEKMLSKGDFILGAFNDKKILGCISVHFLNDTYPGYANGCYVHIETVVIGKKYRGNGIATDLLREAIQIAKENNVTYCLIQTGDDNYPARRAFEKAGFKHYNVNYCLDLTTK, encoded by the coding sequence ATGGACGAATGGTTAATTAGAAAAGTTGAAATAAGTGAGATACTCGAAGTCGGAAAGATATACTGTGAGGAAGAAAATATTGAAATTACACAGGGATATGTACAATCCGCAAAGATAGCGTATGAAAAAATGCTATCAAAAGGAGATTTCATATTAGGTGCTTTCAATGATAAAAAGATATTAGGCTGTATATCAGTACATTTTTTAAATGACACATATCCGGGGTATGCGAATGGATGTTATGTGCACATAGAAACGGTAGTAATAGGAAAGAAGTATCGTGGTAATGGAATTGCCACAGATTTGCTAAGAGAAGCCATTCAGATAGCTAAAGAAAACAATGTTACATATTGCTTAATTCAAACAGGAGATGATAATTACCCTGCTAGAAGAGCCTTTGAAAAGGCTGGTTTTAAGCATTATAACGTAAATTATTGTTTGGATCTTACTACTAAGTAA
- a CDS encoding sensor histidine kinase, with the protein MPSFSFSASSKVKDLVGRRLVTNKHSALFELVKNSYDADADKVNVSFNILEDTLTIDDDGDGMSLNEIENKWMVIGTDSKQGKLFTSKGRVLNGEKGIGRFSADRLGNKLEMIACVEESEKAIRMIFDWNLFENTNYLLDDIQIDYSYIDKPKLKGLTLIISGLRDAWTIDDIVRVEKKLSGLLSPVGNTDDFAIYLNCQEYGVKNKQLIPYSISDISSIWINVEVPVNDTDIINYRIYRNGAELDKGSYNNTYNFGPVNVLIYSFTTGDKISFKHKFSIDVVNFGNIRIYRDNFQIYPYGEHLNDWLGLDRRKTQGHFRNLGSREVIGYIQIYREHNKGLIDATNRQGLEENKDYDELKQFIKKEALTKLESEFYFKKNKDIKSEARSNREEIIKTTKEVKEIAKKLFSVAPSEANELVDLSNQLHDKTIEQDKIIRNQLQVIEIYKRAASKETLLQKIIHQAFIRAQNISTAISNTEDDLKTIDINPDARYIINKCHNFIKERASEIGDFLVSVREKILKKREKININIIKSIKRVINHYMPEFRENGIECIVEGDESLIIYFDPSDFKVILENLISNSKKALNKCNTNDKFIHIRVINNDSRINIFFRDNGIGIPPRDAAHVFIPFYTTTDGFGMGLAIVDELIKDNGGEIQLVQLKPDESGAEFQITFKR; encoded by the coding sequence ATGCCAAGTTTTTCTTTTTCTGCTTCTTCTAAAGTTAAAGATCTTGTTGGTAGACGTCTAGTTACAAATAAACACTCTGCTCTATTTGAATTGGTGAAAAATTCATATGATGCTGATGCGGATAAGGTTAATGTCTCTTTTAATATATTAGAAGACACATTGACGATTGATGATGATGGCGATGGAATGTCTTTGAATGAGATTGAAAATAAGTGGATGGTTATAGGTACTGATAGCAAGCAAGGTAAATTATTTACTTCAAAAGGCCGTGTGCTAAATGGAGAAAAAGGTATTGGAAGGTTTTCTGCTGATCGACTTGGGAATAAATTAGAAATGATAGCTTGTGTTGAAGAATCGGAAAAAGCTATAAGGATGATTTTTGATTGGAATTTGTTTGAAAATACTAATTATTTACTTGATGATATACAAATTGACTATAGTTACATAGATAAACCTAAACTAAAAGGGCTTACATTGATAATTAGTGGTCTAAGAGATGCATGGACAATAGATGATATTGTTAGGGTGGAAAAAAAATTAAGTGGTTTATTATCACCTGTTGGGAATACAGACGATTTTGCAATATATCTTAATTGTCAAGAATATGGGGTAAAGAATAAGCAACTAATACCTTATAGTATAAGTGATATAAGTTCTATTTGGATTAATGTTGAGGTACCTGTAAATGATACTGATATTATTAATTATAGGATATATAGAAATGGAGCTGAGTTAGATAAGGGTAGTTATAATAATACATATAATTTTGGACCAGTGAATGTATTAATCTACTCATTTACGACTGGAGATAAGATTTCTTTTAAACACAAATTCTCTATAGATGTTGTGAATTTTGGTAATATAAGGATTTATCGTGATAATTTTCAAATATATCCATATGGTGAGCATCTTAATGATTGGCTAGGTTTAGATAGGCGTAAGACACAAGGTCATTTTAGAAATTTAGGTTCCCGCGAAGTAATAGGTTATATTCAAATTTATAGAGAACATAATAAGGGATTAATAGATGCTACTAACAGGCAAGGTTTAGAAGAAAACAAAGACTACGATGAACTTAAGCAGTTTATAAAAAAAGAAGCACTAACTAAGCTTGAAAGTGAGTTTTATTTTAAAAAAAATAAAGATATTAAAAGTGAGGCTAGAAGTAATCGAGAAGAAATAATTAAGACTACAAAAGAAGTTAAGGAAATAGCAAAAAAGCTATTTTCTGTGGCACCGTCAGAAGCAAATGAATTGGTTGATTTATCTAATCAATTACATGATAAAACCATTGAGCAAGATAAAATTATACGTAATCAGTTACAGGTTATTGAAATTTACAAAAGAGCCGCTAGTAAAGAAACTTTACTACAAAAAATAATTCACCAAGCTTTTATACGAGCACAAAATATTTCAACAGCGATTTCAAATACAGAGGATGATTTAAAAACAATTGATATTAATCCTGATGCAAGATATATAATCAATAAATGTCATAATTTCATAAAGGAAAGAGCTAGCGAAATAGGCGATTTTCTTGTGAGTGTAAGGGAAAAAATTTTAAAAAAGAGAGAAAAAATAAATATTAATATAATTAAAAGCATTAAAAGGGTTATTAATCATTATATGCCTGAGTTTCGTGAAAATGGTATTGAATGTATTGTTGAAGGTGATGAATCTCTGATCATTTATTTTGACCCAAGTGATTTTAAAGTAATACTTGAAAATCTTATTTCGAACTCAAAAAAAGCTTTAAATAAGTGTAATACGAATGATAAGTTTATTCATATTCGGGTTATAAATAATGATTCACGTATTAATATATTTTTTAGAGATAATGGAATTGGTATACCACCAAGAGATGCTGCACATGTGTTTATACCTTTTTATACAACGACTGATGGTTTTGGTATGGGGTTAGCTATAGTTGACGAATTGATAAAAGATAATGGTGGAGAGATTCAGTTGGTACAGCTAAAACCTGATGAATCTGGTGCAGAATTTCAGATAACTTTTAAAAGATAG
- a CDS encoding DUF5348 domain-containing protein → MTKIKKMINQEVNELTVILEAVKTKIENITLLYPNLNNAKGIERAEERAELVKLIAMCEGNFSDDLAIFIEGVKQLTKPREEGRLVVNSAGRYSLNGYELTCGHRIEVFIEDENHDDYGWQFGRVEHSEKFGGYYFFNESGEHHKLTIGMLAAVRN, encoded by the coding sequence ATGACAAAAATTAAAAAAATGATTAATCAGGAAGTTAATGAACTAACCGTAATATTGGAAGCTGTTAAGACAAAAATTGAAAATATAACTTTGTTATATCCAAATCTGAATAATGCAAAAGGTATTGAAAGGGCAGAAGAAAGGGCAGAATTAGTAAAGTTGATTGCTATGTGCGAAGGTAATTTCAGTGATGACTTGGCTATATTTATTGAAGGGGTCAAGCAACTGACTAAACCACGAGAAGAGGGTCGGCTGGTAGTAAACAGCGCAGGTCGTTATAGCTTAAATGGGTATGAATTGACTTGCGGTCATAGAATAGAAGTCTTCATCGAAGACGAGAACCATGACGATTACGGCTGGCAATTTGGTAGGGTAGAGCACTCAGAAAAATTCGGTGGATACTACTTTTTTAATGAAAGCGGAGAACACCATAAGCTAACGATCGGGATGCTAGCTGCAGTAAGAAATTAA
- a CDS encoding S1 RNA-binding domain protein, with protein MAKTLLPMERSVNDAEQHDYWNMIYDARDRNTIITATVIACRRNENLAGATWEIAFNDFLDAENVCGLIPASETGLPDEKMMNFFIGKEINVRIKGIDRKNEIVACTRKELIDESKSRLLRKIEAGIEFDAQVVFVTETWLGIDVGGGLVYGFNPTEARVSRSMRLDELYREGQYIKAKINAVDKANGKIDISLIDPWDNVQYNRGDMVTGTIVRLGVNSMFMEIKPGVVGIASYPIALESELGDKLVCTVKSIEVKEKLLYLTLFDPEVVRGRKKNRENRSYWQQIATSKNIDGERKLALVQPNLEQKTEEI; from the coding sequence ATGGCTAAGACATTATTACCGATGGAAAGAAGCGTAAATGATGCTGAACAGCATGATTATTGGAATATGATTTATGATGCCAGAGACAGAAACACAATAATTACTGCTACAGTTATTGCTTGCAGAAGAAACGAAAACCTTGCAGGTGCGACCTGGGAAATTGCGTTTAATGATTTCTTAGATGCAGAAAATGTGTGTGGTCTTATTCCTGCCAGTGAAACCGGTTTGCCTGATGAAAAAATGATGAACTTTTTTATTGGCAAAGAAATCAATGTCAGGATAAAAGGAATTGACCGGAAAAATGAAATTGTGGCCTGTACAAGAAAAGAACTGATTGACGAAAGTAAATCCCGGCTCTTACGAAAGATAGAAGCAGGTATAGAGTTTGATGCACAGGTTGTATTTGTAACCGAAACATGGCTTGGAATTGATGTTGGGGGTGGCCTAGTTTACGGTTTTAACCCAACTGAAGCAAGAGTATCTCGATCTATGAGATTAGATGAACTTTACAGAGAAGGCCAGTACATTAAAGCTAAGATAAATGCAGTAGATAAAGCAAACGGTAAAATTGACATATCCTTAATTGACCCATGGGATAATGTACAATACAATCGTGGTGACATGGTGACCGGAACAATAGTGCGTTTGGGTGTAAACAGCATGTTTATGGAAATAAAGCCAGGAGTTGTTGGCATAGCTTCATACCCGATAGCGTTAGAATCGGAACTGGGAGATAAATTAGTTTGTACAGTCAAGAGCATTGAAGTAAAAGAAAAATTACTCTATTTGACACTTTTTGATCCGGAGGTTGTTAGGGGCAGAAAGAAAAATCGTGAAAATCGTAGTTACTGGCAGCAAATAGCGACCAGCAAAAATATTGATGGCGAAAGAAAACTGGCATTGGTTCAACCGAATCTGGAACAAAAAACAGAAGAAATATAG
- a CDS encoding DUF2786 domain-containing protein has product MVTERVINKIKKVLVLSNSPYPEEAKTAMLKAQELMLQHGLSMADVQFETKEDKEVVDQSVYEVNRITWWKQSLSLIIGDNFRCYPYIKRYSNVTKVQFVGLQEDVELAKEVYLYAISVIEYLSVQYIKVHKEEIKINSRRVKNQYILGFLDGLVDRFKKQVESNESFSLILVKDSLVEETYNKINLRKSKKSHITIEDNDHARITGYYDGNNFDANRKMIQNV; this is encoded by the coding sequence ATGGTTACAGAAAGAGTTATTAATAAGATAAAAAAAGTTTTAGTCCTTAGCAATAGCCCTTACCCCGAGGAAGCAAAGACGGCAATGCTGAAGGCTCAGGAATTAATGCTGCAACATGGCTTATCAATGGCCGATGTCCAGTTTGAAACGAAAGAGGATAAAGAAGTAGTTGACCAATCAGTTTACGAAGTAAATAGAATAACATGGTGGAAGCAAAGCCTTTCTTTAATAATAGGGGACAACTTTAGATGTTATCCATATATAAAAAGGTACTCCAATGTTACGAAGGTTCAATTTGTTGGCTTGCAAGAAGACGTAGAGCTGGCCAAAGAAGTTTACCTTTATGCAATAAGTGTCATTGAATATCTGTCTGTGCAGTACATTAAAGTTCACAAAGAGGAGATAAAGATTAACTCAAGACGTGTGAAGAATCAATATATTCTTGGTTTTCTGGATGGACTGGTAGATAGATTCAAGAAACAAGTTGAGTCAAATGAGAGCTTTTCCTTGATTCTGGTGAAAGATTCTTTAGTAGAAGAAACGTATAACAAGATTAATTTAAGGAAGAGTAAAAAGTCACATATTACTATAGAAGATAATGATCATGCCAGAATAACTGGTTATTATGACGGCAATAACTTTGATGCTAACAGAAAGATGATTCAAAATGTTTAA
- a CDS encoding DUF3854 domain-containing protein, whose amino-acid sequence MKFVRVNRHRLCPVCGRSDWCAFNSTIAICMRVESNKPIKNGGWLHKLSEPMLSVVQYTETVETAVIAAPLEVRNEVYKAFLELLTLSPEHKNELQRRGMAEEQIIEFRSVPKVEKPWTICQKLIEQGFELSGIPGFYRAPNRHGGYYWTFKMKTGFIIPIKDKTKKIQALQVRLDQPDSKGKYRLFSSSNKKAGSCSGVPVHVAIPQRINDRRIWITEGPIKAAIASQYLGAVVLGLIGATTWRPVLEILRSKRPEVILAFDRDQTVNIWVGRAVIELTKELIDMGIKVKQASWNNIFGNGLDEALVNSTEIKINEV is encoded by the coding sequence ATGAAATTTGTAAGAGTTAACCGCCATCGTCTTTGCCCTGTTTGTGGAAGGTCGGACTGGTGCGCATTTAACTCAACGATAGCTATTTGCATGAGGGTTGAAAGCAACAAACCAATTAAAAATGGTGGCTGGCTACACAAACTTTCAGAGCCGATGTTATCAGTTGTGCAATATACAGAAACAGTTGAAACAGCAGTAATAGCAGCACCGTTAGAAGTAAGGAATGAGGTTTATAAAGCATTTCTTGAATTATTAACCTTATCACCTGAGCATAAAAATGAACTTCAAAGAAGAGGTATGGCTGAGGAGCAAATTATTGAATTCCGGTCAGTACCTAAAGTAGAAAAACCCTGGACCATCTGTCAAAAGTTAATTGAACAGGGTTTTGAGCTTAGCGGTATTCCTGGATTCTATAGAGCACCTAATAGACACGGTGGTTATTACTGGACTTTTAAAATGAAAACAGGATTTATTATCCCAATAAAGGACAAAACAAAAAAAATACAAGCGTTACAGGTTAGACTGGACCAGCCAGACAGTAAAGGCAAATACCGGCTCTTTAGCAGTTCAAATAAAAAAGCCGGTTCATGTAGTGGGGTACCAGTGCATGTAGCAATACCCCAAAGGATAAATGACCGTAGAATATGGATTACGGAAGGTCCAATTAAAGCTGCTATAGCATCTCAATACTTAGGTGCAGTAGTGCTTGGCCTTATTGGTGCCACAACATGGAGACCGGTGCTTGAGATACTAAGAAGTAAAAGGCCGGAAGTAATTTTAGCATTTGATAGAGATCAAACAGTAAATATTTGGGTAGGTAGAGCAGTTATTGAACTGACAAAAGAGTTAATTGACATGGGAATTAAAGTAAAACAGGCATCTTGGAATAACATCTTTGGTAATGGACTGGATGAAGCCTTAGTTAACTCTACTGAAATTAAAATAAATGAGGTGTAG
- a CDS encoding DNA cytosine methyltransferase, protein MELKRPVYIDLFAGCGGISLGLMNAGWQGFFAIEKSPMAFETLKYNLIDGNKVHYNWPKWLSKEPHDICKFRVRFWRQLKTISGQIDLIAGGPPCQGYSFAGKRSSDDERNELFKKYIGMVKCLSPKIIFFENVEGITVPIGKEKKNELNKRKKSGKKPLPYSQKIENSLKRLGYNVFTALVNFSEYGIPQSRTRFILIGFDIKSFGNVIDNPFEKLRSLRDNFLKEKGLTLEKISIKDAISDLESIRFGKVPSQDSKGFYHGLKGQAESAFQKLMREDIDVGNRVPDSHRLVNHTQEIIQRFSLILSKCKKGVQINSEERMRYDTKKHCIVPADELEPSPTLTSLPDDLLHYNEPRVLTVREYARLQSFPDWFEFKNNYTTGGKRRKIECPRYTQVANAVPPLFAEILGQVLIKYIEQINCNYCEFDRQTSNSI, encoded by the coding sequence GTGGAATTAAAAAGGCCTGTCTATATTGACCTTTTTGCTGGCTGTGGAGGAATCTCTTTAGGCTTAATGAATGCTGGTTGGCAAGGTTTTTTTGCAATAGAAAAAAGTCCTATGGCTTTTGAAACTTTAAAATACAACCTTATTGATGGAAATAAGGTTCATTATAATTGGCCCAAATGGTTGTCGAAAGAACCTCATGATATATGCAAGTTTAGGGTTAGATTCTGGAGGCAGCTAAAAACAATTTCTGGTCAAATTGATCTTATAGCAGGTGGACCACCATGCCAAGGTTATTCATTTGCAGGTAAACGTAGTAGTGATGATGAGAGAAATGAATTATTTAAAAAATATATTGGTATGGTTAAATGCCTTAGTCCCAAAATAATTTTTTTTGAAAACGTTGAGGGTATTACGGTACCAATTGGTAAAGAGAAAAAGAATGAACTGAATAAAAGAAAAAAATCAGGTAAAAAACCTTTACCGTACTCCCAAAAAATAGAGAATTCACTTAAAAGATTAGGATATAATGTATTTACTGCATTAGTTAATTTTAGTGAGTATGGAATCCCACAATCCAGAACACGTTTTATTTTAATCGGGTTTGATATAAAATCTTTTGGAAATGTGATAGATAATCCCTTTGAGAAATTAAGATCTCTACGTGATAATTTTCTTAAGGAAAAGGGGTTAACATTGGAGAAAATTTCAATAAAAGATGCTATTTCAGATTTGGAAAGTATAAGGTTTGGAAAAGTTCCTAGTCAGGATTCTAAAGGGTTTTATCATGGTTTAAAAGGACAAGCCGAATCGGCTTTTCAAAAATTAATGCGTGAGGATATAGACGTTGGAAATAGAGTACCTGATAGTCATAGATTGGTAAATCATACCCAAGAAATTATTCAGAGATTCTCCCTAATCTTAAGTAAATGTAAAAAAGGAGTTCAGATTAACTCCGAAGAAAGAATGAGATATGATACTAAGAAACATTGTATTGTTCCAGCGGATGAATTAGAACCTTCACCCACATTAACATCTTTACCCGATGATTTATTACACTATAATGAGCCAAGAGTTTTAACAGTTCGTGAATATGCACGTCTGCAAAGCTTTCCAGATTGGTTTGAATTCAAAAACAATTACACTACGGGTGGAAAAAGAAGAAAAATAGAATGCCCAAGATATACACAGGTTGCAAACGCTGTACCACCTTTATTTGCTGAAATACTAGGACAAGTACTTATTAAATATATTGAACAAATAAATTGTAATTATTGTGAATTTGATAGACAAACATCAAATTCTATTTAG